The following are encoded together in the Paenibacillus sp. genome:
- the purD gene encoding phosphoribosylamine--glycine ligase — protein sequence MNILVVGRGGREHTICWKLSQSPKVSKLYCAPGNAGIANVAELVAINETEFDKLTAFAKENAVDLAVIGPEDPLFEGIADAFEAAGIKVFGPSKAAAIIEGSKSFTKDLLKKYSIPTAAYETFTAFEPALEYVRKQGAPIVIKADGLAAGKGVTVAQTLEEAEEALRTIMLDKAFGAAGDKVVVEECLFGQEMSILAFVDGETVRPMPEAQDHKPIFDNDKGPNTGGMGTYSPVPHMPKSVYDEAVETIIKPTAAAMVKEGRPFRGVLFAGLMITPEGKPKTIEFNCRFGDPETQVVLSRLESDLAELFLATVEGRLAEVAPPKWSDDSAVCVVLAAGGYPGSYRKGDPIEGLDEVQESIVFHAGTSTDAQGRIVTNGGRLLGVTTTGATIDEARRKAYADVDRIRYDGKQYRTDIGKKALV from the coding sequence ATGAACATTCTCGTCGTGGGCCGCGGAGGCCGCGAGCATACGATTTGCTGGAAGCTGAGCCAAAGCCCGAAGGTGAGCAAGCTGTACTGCGCGCCGGGCAACGCCGGCATCGCGAACGTCGCGGAGCTGGTCGCCATCAACGAAACGGAATTCGACAAACTGACCGCCTTCGCGAAGGAGAACGCCGTCGACCTCGCCGTCATCGGCCCGGAGGACCCGCTGTTCGAAGGGATCGCCGACGCGTTCGAAGCGGCCGGCATCAAGGTGTTTGGCCCGAGCAAGGCCGCAGCGATCATCGAAGGCAGCAAGTCGTTCACGAAGGATTTGCTGAAAAAATACAGCATCCCGACCGCCGCGTACGAAACGTTCACGGCATTCGAGCCGGCGCTGGAATACGTAAGAAAGCAAGGCGCGCCGATCGTCATTAAAGCCGACGGCTTAGCTGCGGGCAAAGGCGTCACCGTCGCCCAAACGCTCGAGGAAGCCGAAGAGGCGCTTCGCACGATCATGCTCGACAAAGCGTTCGGCGCGGCGGGCGACAAAGTCGTCGTCGAAGAATGCTTGTTCGGTCAAGAGATGAGCATCCTCGCGTTCGTCGACGGCGAGACGGTTCGCCCGATGCCGGAAGCGCAGGACCACAAGCCGATTTTCGACAACGACAAAGGCCCGAACACGGGCGGCATGGGCACGTACTCGCCGGTGCCGCACATGCCGAAGTCGGTGTACGATGAAGCGGTGGAGACGATTATCAAGCCGACGGCCGCGGCGATGGTGAAGGAAGGTCGTCCGTTCCGCGGCGTGCTGTTCGCGGGGCTCATGATTACGCCGGAAGGCAAGCCGAAGACGATCGAGTTCAACTGCCGCTTCGGCGATCCGGAGACGCAGGTCGTGCTCTCCCGGCTCGAGTCCGACCTCGCGGAGCTGTTCCTCGCGACGGTCGAAGGACGCCTCGCCGAAGTCGCGCCGCCGAAGTGGAGCGACGACTCCGCCGTCTGCGTCGTGCTCGCCGCAGGCGGCTACCCCGGCAGCTACCGCAAGGGCGATCCGATCGAAGGGCTCGACGAGGTGCAGGAGTCGATCGTGTTCCACGCGGGCACGTCGACGGACGCGCAAGGCCGCATCGTCACGAACGGCGGCCGCCTGCTCGGCGTCACCACCACCGGCGCGACGATCGACGAAGCGCGCCGGAAGGCGTACGCGGACGTCGACCGCATCCGCTACGACGGCAAGCAGTATCGTACGGATATCGGCAAAAAAGCGCTGGTCTAG